A single genomic interval of Adhaeribacter pallidiroseus harbors:
- a CDS encoding PIN domain-containing protein, which produces MFLQPKSRLNFYSTEQLLTEIEEHKGKLQKISKYSDSELNRAILLITNRIRFINVKLIPKEIYQKAVNLTIDVDIDDTEFVALTEHIKAKLWSGDKELFQGLRKKKWNKIITTDELYNLAFGKL; this is translated from the coding sequence ATATTTCTTCAGCCAAAATCACGTTTAAACTTCTACTCAACGGAACAGCTTTTAACAGAGATCGAGGAGCATAAAGGTAAACTTCAAAAAATTTCAAAATATTCTGATTCGGAACTAAATAGAGCTATTTTGTTGATTACTAACCGAATAAGATTTATAAACGTAAAGCTTATACCTAAAGAAATTTACCAAAAAGCGGTAAATTTAACTATAGATGTAGATATTGACGACACCGAATTTGTAGCCTTAACGGAACATATTAAAGCAAAACTATGGAGTGGTGACAAAGAATTGTTTCAAGGTTTGAGAAAGAAAAAGTGGAATAAAATAATCACCACGGATGAACTCTACAACCTTGCTTTCGGCAAACTTTAA
- a CDS encoding MFS transporter, which produces MAAAAEPKNKVTLSEMFRALQYPNYRYFFMGQGVSLIGTWMQQVAMSWLVYRLTDSVFLLGILGFAGQVPAFLLGPFAGVLSDRFNKHRILILTQSLAMVQATVLAILVITGAVTIYWIVGLSIFLGMVNAFDTPTRQSFVINLIDKREDVSNAIALNSSMFNVARLVGPSVAGLIIAAVGEGMCFAINALSYVAVLFSLFSIKVLVKTTAANKDTKVWESLREGFNYVVGFPPIRAIIIQIGLISLVGMPFSVLMPVFARDILHGGANTLGYLMGASGIGALTGALFLARRPTVLGLGRVIVVATILLGIGLICFSFTRVLWMSLLCILVIGFGMIVQMAANNTILQTIVDDDKRGRVMSFYSMAFLGMAPFGSLLAGTVANRIGVPYTLLISGCLSLLAVVPFALQLPKLRLLVRPIYQQLGILPQVATGVQTATNLTMPPEQR; this is translated from the coding sequence ATGGCCGCGGCAGCAGAACCTAAGAACAAAGTTACCTTATCCGAAATGTTTCGGGCTTTGCAGTACCCCAACTACCGTTATTTTTTTATGGGGCAAGGCGTATCGTTAATTGGTACCTGGATGCAACAAGTGGCCATGAGCTGGCTCGTTTACCGGCTCACCGATTCGGTGTTTTTATTGGGTATTTTAGGTTTTGCGGGTCAGGTTCCCGCTTTTTTATTAGGCCCTTTTGCCGGAGTGCTATCGGATAGGTTTAATAAACACCGCATTTTAATTCTAACGCAATCGCTGGCGATGGTGCAGGCTACCGTTTTGGCCATACTGGTAATTACCGGAGCCGTAACGATTTACTGGATTGTGGGTCTGAGTATTTTTTTAGGCATGGTAAACGCCTTCGATACGCCCACCAGGCAATCCTTTGTCATTAACCTGATTGATAAGCGGGAAGATGTAAGTAACGCCATTGCGCTAAACTCTTCGATGTTTAACGTGGCCCGTTTAGTGGGTCCCTCGGTAGCCGGGTTGATAATTGCGGCAGTAGGGGAGGGGATGTGTTTTGCCATTAATGCATTGAGCTACGTAGCCGTATTGTTTTCGCTATTCTCTATTAAAGTACTCGTTAAAACAACTGCCGCTAATAAAGATACCAAGGTTTGGGAATCGTTGCGCGAAGGTTTTAACTACGTTGTTGGGTTTCCACCCATTCGGGCCATTATTATTCAGATTGGATTAATTAGCCTAGTGGGGATGCCTTTTAGCGTGTTAATGCCGGTTTTTGCCCGCGATATTTTGCACGGTGGCGCCAATACGCTCGGTTATTTAATGGGAGCTTCGGGCATTGGGGCATTAACCGGGGCCTTGTTTTTAGCCCGACGCCCAACGGTGCTCGGGTTGGGTCGGGTAATTGTGGTGGCTACCATCTTGTTAGGAATTGGCCTGATTTGTTTTTCGTTTACGCGGGTCTTGTGGATGTCGCTGTTGTGTATATTGGTAATCGGTTTTGGGATGATTGTGCAAATGGCCGCCAACAATACCATTTTGCAAACCATCGTGGACGATGATAAACGGGGCCGAGTGATGAGTTTTTACTCCATGGCTTTTCTGGGGATGGCACCGTTTGGGTCCTTGCTGGCCGGTACGGTCGCCAATCGTATTGGCGTACCCTATACTTTGTTAATTTCCGGTTGCTTGAGTTTACTGGCAGTAGTTCCGTTTGCCTTACAATTGCCAAAACTACGGTTGTTGGTGCGGCCAATCTATCAGCAGTTAGGAATTTTACCGCAGGTGGCGACGGGTGTACAAACCGCTACTAATTTAACGATGCCGCCGGAGCAGCGGTAA